A segment of the bacterium genome:
GCAGCCGATGACGTCCACGGTGCCGGTCTCGAGCAGGCGTTCGAAGCCCCGCAGGGTCCATTCCCGCTCGCCGTAGGCGATCAGCGTGGAGGTCTTGTCGCGCAGCGTCCGGTAGCCCTCGGGGTCCCACGCCCCGAGCGGCTCCTCGATCCAGTTCAGGTCGTACTCGTCGAAGGCCTCGCAGCGGCGCACCGCGGTGGTGACGTCCCAGCGGATCTTGATGCCCATGTCGATCATCAGCAGGTTGTCGGGCCCGATGGCCTCGCGCATGGCCCGCACGTACTCCACGTCGCGGTCGTGCTCGTAGCCCAGGTGGGCTTCGCCCCGCTTGCCGAACCCGGTCTTCACGCCCTGCAGGCCGGTCGAGAGCCACTCCAGCGCCTCCTCGCACATGGCGGGGATCTCGGCGAAGTGGGCGTGGCAGGAGGCGATGGCGGGCAGCCGGTCGTGCACCGGCCCGCCCAGCAGCTTCGTCACGCTCGTGCCGAGTGCCTTGCCCTTCAGGTCCCAGAGGGCGATGTCCAGCGCCGAGATGGCGTAGGAGGCGATGCCGCCCTCGTAGCCGTACCACCAGGTGTGGTTCTTCATGGCCCGGTACAGGGCGTCGTTGGACACCGGATCCTTGCCGATGATCAGCTCGGCGAGGCCGTCTATCACCGCGGCGGTGGCCATCGAGGCCTCCGGCCACATGGTGATGGACTCCCCCCAGCCCACCTGCCCGTCGTCGGCGGTCACCTTCACGAGGCAGAGGTGCCGGTAGGCGTTGAAGTCGTTCGGCTCCGGGTAGGTGACCGGGATCGGCTCGACGGCGACGATCTTCATGGCGTTGCTCCTTGTGGTTTCATCGTTCGATTCGCCCGGGTGTCCCGCACCCGTTGTTCAGTGTCATGGCGGTCATGGCGCCACCATCGCCTCAGTGTTCGATTCGCCCCAGCGGGGGCCTCGCTGTCCGTGAGCCGAGCCGGGGGATCATCTGCGGGTTCGATTCGCCGCCGCGAGGGCCTCACCACGATCCTCCCCCTCGCCGACGGCCTCGGGGGGATCATCTGCGGGTTCGATTCGCCGCCGCGAGGGCCTCACCACATCACCATCCCACCGGTGTGGTTGATGGCCTGCCCCGTCATGTAGGCGCTGTCGGGTCCCAGCAGGAAGCTGATGAGGCCGCTGATCTCCCCCGGCGTGGAGCCCCGCTTCAGGGGCACGACCTGCTCGCGGGCATCGGAGAGTTGCTGTGGCGTCATGCCACGCAGAGGCGCCACCTCGGCGAGGACCTTCACCTGCATGGGCGTGTCCACGATCCCTGGGCAGATGGCGTTGACGCGCACCGGGATGGGCGCCAGGTGGTAGGCGAAAGAGCGGGTCACCGAAAGGATCATGCACTTCGTCGCCCCGTAGACGGCGGCCTCGGTGGTGTTGGTGAGCTTGCCGCTCGACGACGACAGGTTCACGATCGCGCTGCCGGGGGGCATTGTCGGCCCGATGCCCTGGCACAGGAAGAAGATCGACTCGACGTTCACCTGCACGAGCCGCCGCCAGTCCTCCACAGTGACGTCGTCCAGGGCCTTGAGCATGATGATTCCGGCGGCGTTGACCAGCCCGTCGCAGCCCGCCGCGGCCTCGACGACGGTCTGACGCTGGTCGGGATCCGCTAGGTCGGCCACCAGCGCGTCGGCCCCCAGCGGCTCGATCTCGGCCAGCTTCTCGCCGTTGAGGTCGACGCCCAGAACCGAGTCGCCCTCGCCCAGGAACCGCTCCACGGCGCCCCGGCCGATGCCCTGCGCCGCGCCCGTGACGACGATCCGTCGCTGCCTGTCACCACCGTTGCTCGCCATGGACTCCACTCTCCCGTCCGGCCCCGCCGCCCCTCCGACCGCGGTGGGGCGCCTGCGTGCCCGCGCATGATTGCACAGGCCGGACGCTGGTGCAGCATGGCCGTCGACCGCCCCCGCGGTGCGCACGTTCACCGGGAGGGGCGCACAGGCCGGACGCTGGTGCAGCATGGCCGTCGACCGCCGCCGCCGGTGCGCACGTTCACCGGGAGGGGCGCACAGGCCGGACGCTGGTGCACCGTGCGCCGTCGACCGCCGCCGGCTCAGATCTGTTGCGGCGATGGCTGCCGTGGTGCGCCCGGCCGCTGAGGTCGGCGCGGTCCCGCGGACCGGATCCATGCATCGGCGGGGTCGGCTCAGCCGCTCCGGGCCGGTCGCCGGCCCACAGCTAGGCTCCCGGCGTTCCCTGCGGCGAGAGGAGGGGCGCGATGACACATCTCACGTGGTCCGACGAGATCGGCAAGCGTGTCCGCACCGGCGACTGGTCCGACCAGGCCGTCAGCACCGTCACCAAGGTGAACGAGGCGATCCGCGAGGGCCGCAGCGAGGTGGCGGCGCAGCTCATCGACTACTTCATGGAGGAGGCCAAGGTCGTCCAGTTCATCTACGACACGTGGACGCCGGGATTCCTGGAGTGGCTGACCCAGGAGGGCTACGGCGAGCAAGAGTTGGCCGCGGCCGTCGAGGACCTGCGCACCGAGTTGGCGATGCTCGACGGCACGCCGTTCGACGGCGACGCCCTGTGGCTGGCGCTCGGGGAGCAGGCGGGCCGACTCACGCACGCCGTGCGGGCCGAGTTGATCGAGACCGAGGCGGCGCTGGCGGAGTTCGATGCCATCCGGGTGGCCTGGCGGCGCCTGCACGACCGCTGGGCGGACTTCCTGTCGGGGATCATGAAGCTGGTGGCCGACCGGTTCGGTGAGCCGGCGCTGGAGGACGCCTACCGCCACGCCCTGGAGCCCTACATCCAGGAGCGCTACATGGTCTACGACCTGCGCCACCAGGACTACGAGGACACGGTGTTCCGCAACCTGCACACCTCCTTCGAGGCGATGCGCAGCCACCTCGTGGGCCCCGACCGCATGGGCGACATCGAGTGCACCGAGCACGAGGACCGCTGGGTGTTCCAGTTCGACCCCTGCGGCTCGGGCGGCCGCCAGGTGCGCGGGGTCGACGTGGAGGACTCAGCGCCCGACCCGCAGCGAGCCCTCCGCTTCGGCGTCACCAGCGAGGAGCACGACTGGGCCTGGAACTCCAAGGGTGTCTGCTACTACTGCGCCCACTGCTGCTTCACCCTGGAGCTGCTCCCCGCCGAACGCTGGGGCCACCCCGTGCGCCGCGTGGACCCGCCCCTGTTCCCCGACGACACCGTCGGCGAGAACCCCAAACCCTGCACCTGGACCGTCTACAAGACCCTCGAAGCCATCCCCGAGGACACCTACACCCGCATAGGCCGCACGAAGCCCCCGACGCCGTAGCTCCGGCGCCCGGGCCCAGTCCGGCACCGTTGGCTGGCGGGGTGGCTCCTGTCGGGCCTGCATGTCTCGAGCGTGTACGCCCGACCCCAATCCGGTGCCGTTGGATGGCGGGGTGTCCAATGCCCTGGCTCTTGTGAAGACCCGCCGTCCTCGGCGCCCAGGGTGCCTCGCACCGGCTGCGGGAGATGAACCGCATGACCTCGGCGGCCGCCCGGGGTGACGCCGGCCTCGCCCTGGCCCTCCCAGTAGGGGGCAGATTTCGTAACCCGTCCGCGCCGGGTCTTCGGCGGCGCGGTTCTGCAGCAGAGTCCGTGCGGAGACGAGCAGCCGCCGCCCTCCCCTGGTTGTGCGCCGGGCGGCGGCGGGCCTCAGAAATCATCGTCCACCTCTGGGTGGCGGACGGCGTCGGGCAGCAGGGCGAGCCGGGACGTGACGTATTCCGCCTCTAGTCGCCGCCGCTGCTGATCCTCGCCGTAAAGCGCCACTCCGAGGATGGTGGCGACCTCGAAGGCAGTCCCGAGAGCGACGGTCGGGTCGCCGCGTTCCACTTTGCGGATCGTCGTTAGAGACACGCCCACTCGCTCGGCTACTTCGGCGGCTCGCAACCGCCGCTCGCGGCGGCTGACCCGCACCCTGGCGGCGAACAGCGCCAAGGCTTCCCTGGTGGTTGGTGACAACTCGCGATGACGGCTCATGCTGCCAGTATACAAGCAGTGAGATATCGCTGTTACCACTACATTGGCAGTCAGTGGGCCTTGCTCCACGTTCTCTGCATCTTCGCCTCGTCTCAACCGGGGCGGTAGACGCCCCGACGGTGGCCGACTCGGAGAATCACGACCTCGCGCCGAGCATCCTCGATCCGGTACACGATGCGGTAGGTGCCTCGGCGGACGCTCCATAGTCCGTCCAACTCGTTTCGCAATGCCACACCGAGGCGACGGGGGTTGTCCAGCAGGGGCCCTGTCATGAACTCGATCACCGCTGCCGCCACGGTCTGCGGGAGTTCTTGCGCGATGATCCTGGCTGCAGGCCCGGCGACGACGATCTGATAGGGCTGATCTGGGGTCAAGGCGCGAGCGCTCTGACCGCATCGACGCCGCGCACCACGTCGCCTTCGGCGTGGGCGCGATGAGCCTCGGCGAGTTCCCGGAGAGCGTCGCTGTCGCCGAGGATCGCCAGGGTCTCCTCGAGCGACTCGAGGTCGTCAGGGCTCATCAGTACCGCGGCCGGCGTGCCGTTGCGCGTGACAACGACCCGTTCGTGGTGTACATGCACCCGCTCGACGAACTCCGAGAACCGGTCTCTCACGACCCGCAGCGATTCACTCGTCATGGCCACAATTGTGCTACACCGGATCCGCTTCGCCACCGTGGACCTGGCAGCGGACAGCGTGGCCATCAGGAGCCGGCTGCTTTCCCTCGTAGGCGCCGGATAGCCCGCGGCTCTTCTGCTGATCGCCGTCGACGGCCCCCGGCGGTACCGGCGGGTGGGAACCCTCTACACGACGAGTCCGGAATAATTTGCATCAACGTCCGGGATTTTCTAGCATCAGAGAGCCGGAAAAAGTGTCATCAGCGGTCGGGGTCGCGGTACGCTGGCGACGACGGAGATTGACACCGGCGAGGGTTCCACGACCGTGCCCGACGATTACCAGACCGCCATCCACTTCGATCGTCGAATCGAGGACGAGATTCGCGATGCCCTGCGGTCGGCTCGCATCGTCGTCGTGACCGGCGCCCGCCAGGTCGGCAAGACGTGGGCGGTACGCCGGGTCGTCGGGGCGGCCGGCAGGGTTCACTACCTCGACGACGAGAACACGCGGACAGCCGCACGAGTGGACCCTCACGGCTTCGTGCGGTCGGGCGCCGGCTCGACAATGGCGATCGATGAGATCCAACTGGGCGGCGACGCGTTGATCCGAGCCATCAAGGCCGCGGCCGACGCCGACGACGAGCGTGGGCAGTTCCTCCTGAACGGTTCGGCGAACTTCCTGACGGTCCCGCACATCACCGAGTCGCTGGCCGGCAGAGCCGTCTTCCTGACGATGCTGCCGCTGTCGCAGGGCGAGATCACCGCCACCGGCGACGGCCTCCTGGACCGTGCCTTCGCCGGGGCGGGAGGCCTGGTCGATCTCGGGGGTTCGTCGCTGGACATGGGCGACTATGTGGAGTTGATCTGTCGGGGCGGGTTCCCCGAGGCCGTGCGGACCTCGTCGCGGCGCGCCCGCCACCGCTGGTTCAGCGGGTACGTCGCGTCGGTCGCCACGCGGGAGATCAGGCGGCTCGACGATGTCCGCGATGCCGACCTGGTCCCCAAACTGCTACGGCTCCTGGCGGCTCGATCCGGCAGTGAGTATGTGACCGAGACGGTGGCCCGCGCCGCCGATTGCGACCGGCGGACCGTCGAACGGTACGTGTCGCTGATGGAAATGACGGGTTTGGTCCACCGCCTCCGAGCGTGGTCGGCGAACCTCACCGCCCGCGAGTCGCGCCGCGAGAAGCTCGTGATCTGCGACACGGGGTTGGCCGCGCACCTACTGCGCAAGGACGCCGCTTCCCTGGGCGACGTCCTCGACCCGGCCCGCGGTCCCCTGGTGGAGATGCTCGCGATCAACGAACTCCGCAAGCAGGCGCTGCTGTCCGAGCGCCGGCCGGAACTGTTCCACTACCGCGACCATCGCGGCGCCGTCGAGGTCGACGTCGTGGCCGAGGCGGCGGGCGAGGTCGTGGCGTGGGAGATCAAGGCGTCGAGTTCGGTGTCGAGTACCGACGCCCGCGGCCTGCGCCGCATGCGCGACCGCATCGACGAGGCGGGTCCGGGCGCGTTCCGCAACGGGATCGTCCTGTATGCCGGCCGTGACACGTTCTCCCTCGGTGACCGCCTCACGGCGGTGCCGCTCTCGACCCTCTGGACAACGCCCCCAGCGTCCTGACAGCGTCGACGCCGCGCACCACATCGCCCTCGGCAGAGGAGCGATGCGCCCCGGCGAGTCCCGGAGAGCGTCGCTGTTGCCGAGTATCGCCAGGGTCTCCTCGAGCGACTCGAGGTCCTGAGGGCTCAACAGCACCTCGGCCGGTTCTGGTCCAACAGCCGCCTCACGCCGTAGTAGCCAGGCGACGTTCACGCATCGCCGCGAACCCGAGGCGGATAACCCTATCTATTCATAAATATTGTGGATTAATACGATTATTAGTGTGTATTATGTCTCTTCGTGGCAGGAACGGCGCGCGGCGCGGGGCGGGGTGGGCTAGCCTGGCGCGTCGGGACGAGGCGGCGGGGCCGCGGGAGGGGAGGCGACTGTGAGCGTGCTGGTCGAGGCGGGTTCCGACGTTGCGGATCCCGATGTGCTGTACCCCGCGACTGTGCCGGACATGGCTGAGTCCGGGCTGCACTCGCTGGTCCGGTTCCTCACCTACGGCGCGCTGCGCGGGCACTTCGCCGGGCGGCCGGGCTGCTTCGTGGGCCAGGACCGCAACCTCTACTACCGCCCGCATCCGGAGGCCGCGTTCGTGGTCCCTGACGTGTTCGTGTGCTTCGGCGTGGACCCCTCCGCGCTGGAAGTGTCGGCGAGCTATCGGCTCTGGGACGCGGGCGCGCCGCCCGCCTTCGTGCTGGAGATCGCCTCGGAGCGGACCCACCGCAGGGACCGGCAGGAGAAGCCCGCGATCTACTTGGAGGTCGGCGTCGACGAGTACTGGCGCTTCGACCCCACCGGCGGCGACCTGCACACCCCGATCCTGCAGGGGGACCGCCGGATCGGCGGCGCCTGGGAGCCGATACCGACAGTGC
Coding sequences within it:
- a CDS encoding mandelate racemase/muconate lactonizing enzyme family protein → MKIVAVEPIPVTYPEPNDFNAYRHLCLVKVTADDGQVGWGESITMWPEASMATAAVIDGLAELIIGKDPVSNDALYRAMKNHTWWYGYEGGIASYAISALDIALWDLKGKALGTSVTKLLGGPVHDRLPAIASCHAHFAEIPAMCEEALEWLSTGLQGVKTGFGKRGEAHLGYEHDRDVEYVRAMREAIGPDNLLMIDMGIKIRWDVTTAVRRCEAFDEYDLNWIEEPLGAWDPEGYRTLRDKTSTLIAYGEREWTLRGFERLLETGTVDVIGC
- a CDS encoding SDR family NAD(P)-dependent oxidoreductase, which codes for MASNGGDRQRRIVVTGAAQGIGRGAVERFLGEGDSVLGVDLNGEKLAEIEPLGADALVADLADPDQRQTVVEAAAGCDGLVNAAGIIMLKALDDVTVEDWRRLVQVNVESIFFLCQGIGPTMPPGSAIVNLSSSSGKLTNTTEAAVYGATKCMILSVTRSFAYHLAPIPVRVNAICPGIVDTPMQVKVLAEVAPLRGMTPQQLSDAREQVVPLKRGSTPGEISGLISFLLGPDSAYMTGQAINHTGGMVMW
- a CDS encoding helix-turn-helix transcriptional regulator encodes the protein MSRHRELSPTTREALALFAARVRVSRRERRLRAAEVAERVGVSLTTIRKVERGDPTVALGTAFEVATILGVALYGEDQQRRRLEAEYVTSRLALLPDAVRHPEVDDDF
- a CDS encoding type II toxin-antitoxin system RelE/ParE family toxin, translating into MTPDQPYQIVVAGPAARIIAQELPQTVAAAVIEFMTGPLLDNPRRLGVALRNELDGLWSVRRGTYRIVYRIEDARREVVILRVGHRRGVYRPG
- a CDS encoding type II toxin-antitoxin system prevent-host-death family antitoxin, with amino-acid sequence MTSESLRVVRDRFSEFVERVHVHHERVVVTRNGTPAAVLMSPDDLESLEETLAILGDSDALRELAEAHRAHAEGDVVRGVDAVRALAP
- a CDS encoding ATP-binding protein, translated to MPDDYQTAIHFDRRIEDEIRDALRSARIVVVTGARQVGKTWAVRRVVGAAGRVHYLDDENTRTAARVDPHGFVRSGAGSTMAIDEIQLGGDALIRAIKAAADADDERGQFLLNGSANFLTVPHITESLAGRAVFLTMLPLSQGEITATGDGLLDRAFAGAGGLVDLGGSSLDMGDYVELICRGGFPEAVRTSSRRARHRWFSGYVASVATREIRRLDDVRDADLVPKLLRLLAARSGSEYVTETVARAADCDRRTVERYVSLMEMTGLVHRLRAWSANLTARESRREKLVICDTGLAAHLLRKDAASLGDVLDPARGPLVEMLAINELRKQALLSERRPELFHYRDHRGAVEVDVVAEAAGEVVAWEIKASSSVSSTDARGLRRMRDRIDEAGPGAFRNGIVLYAGRDTFSLGDRLTAVPLSTLWTTPPAS
- a CDS encoding Uma2 family endonuclease encodes the protein MSVLVEAGSDVADPDVLYPATVPDMAESGLHSLVRFLTYGALRGHFAGRPGCFVGQDRNLYYRPHPEAAFVVPDVFVCFGVDPSALEVSASYRLWDAGAPPAFVLEIASERTHRRDRQEKPAIYLEVGVDEYWRFDPTGGDLHTPILQGDRRIGGAWEPIPTVPDGGVRLRGLSRALGLDLHAEPRRLRLRDPRTGNWLADPEETRQQRDDARLALDVTRQERDAAEDRAEAAEAELAALRARLNDRDGDTPR